A stretch of the Neofelis nebulosa isolate mNeoNeb1 chromosome 1, mNeoNeb1.pri, whole genome shotgun sequence genome encodes the following:
- the LOC131489468 gene encoding vomeronasal type-1 receptor 4-like: MLNINTLFQPPSKKLIDLICTHLTLANIMTILSSVTPEIINAFGVRNFLDDIGCKAVLYIYRVTRGVSLCTTSFLSIFQAIIITPSNSRWAWLKPKVSMYLFPAFFSFWIINMLIYVRVIITAVGPYNISEVGQVYSLTYCSGREPDKLQEAAFLGGMVLRDILCICLMIWTSMYMVNFLFIHRKTVQHVHRTSLCPRPSPETRATHTILALVSCFVFFYWTNTCLTIYIIYRHNVQRLENITIFLSSCYPAVCPFVLIKNNNRRSFLNCNFAKTRKSSPQSMSLRGLNALTNFFDTRAM; the protein is encoded by the coding sequence ATGTTAAACATCAACACTTTATTTCAGCCCCCCTCCAAAAAGCTTATAGATTTGATATGCACCCATTTAACTTTAGCTAATATCATGACAATTCTTTCCAGTGTGACtccagaaataataaatgcttttggGGTAAGAAATTTTCTGGATGACATTGGTTGTAAGGCAGTGCTGTACATCTACAGAGTCACACGGGGTGTCTCCCTCTGCACCACGTCTTTCCTGAGTATTTTTCAGGCCATAATTATCACTCCTAGCAACTCTAGGTGGGCATGGCTCAAACCCAAAGTCTCCATGTacctttttcctgccttcttttctttctggatcATCAACATGCTGATCTACGTCCGTGTCATCATAACTGCTGTGGGCCCCTACAACATCAGTGAAGTTGGACAAGTGTATTCACTGACATACTGTAGCGGGAGAGAACCTGATAAACTTCAGGAGGCTGCTTTTCTAGGGGGCATGGTCTTACGAGATATTCTGTGTATTTGCCTCATGATCTGGACCAGTATGTATATGGTAAACTTTCTCTTCATACATCGCAAGACAGTCCAGCATGTCCATAGGACCAGCCTCTGCCCAAGACCATCTCCCGAAACCAGGGCCACCCACACAATCCTGGCACTGGTgagttgctttgttttcttttactggaCCAACACTTGCCTTACCATTTACATAATTTACAGACATAATGTACAAAGGTTGGAGAACAttactatttttctctcctcttgttATCCAGCAGTCTGCCCTTTTGTGCtgatcaaaaataataatagacgATCATTTCTGAACTGTAACTTTGCAAAAACGAGAAAGTCCTCACCACAGTCTATGTCCCTTAGAGGTTTGAACGCCCTCACAAACTTCTTTGACACAAGAGCCATGTGA